The genomic region TACCTGAGATTCATCTAGAAGATTCCGACTAATATCCAACTCGCTAACCAACCTTGTAACCTCCTCCATTGCAGCTTGAAGCTTAGTTTCCGTCTCATTTAACTGGTTCGATTTCTCCGTAAGCAAATTCCGCAACTCCGCAACATCACCACTAGCTTTGACCTGGTCATCATTAGTCAAACTTTTCAACGGTGGTGGCATGTAATCACCGCTTGAACTAGTGGCCAATACCATCCCGACATCCGCCACCATCGTCTCCTTTTCGTCTTTCTCATCACGGGTCGGTTCCACCATTGATGAATCCATATTCGGGTTCATCGTTCCGGATGAATCGTTACCTCCTGATTTCAAAAGTAACGAACTAGACGCATAAGAAGCTTCATCCATAGGCTCAGACGATGCGTCTTTATTAAGTTTGTGTTCTAACGAATACTGATCCGACAACCGATTTTCAAGCTCTTTTATCCGTTTCTCATACGATTCACACTGCATTTGTTTGACTTTCAACATATTGACCAAATGTTTCTCGTGTTCGTCTTTCAACCGCAACGCCTCGGCAGTTTTTTCGGCGGAGTCTTTTAACACGTTCCCGATTTCACTATCTTCGAATTCGGTTTCAGGCGAATAAGAACAAAGAATAGCTATAGTTGAAGCAAGTTCGGCTTTTAGTTTTGCGTTTTCAACTTCTAGTTTACTAGTCCCCGCAATCTCCACCAATTCAGAAGCTTCCACAAAATCGTTATAATTTTCGGTACCGCTTTCGGAACCTTCTTCACCGTCTTGAGACATTGAAGATGGACACTTTTTAAACGAAAGCCCGACTAAATGCTCAGGGGCAAAACGGTCCAAATCTGATATGTCTATATCGAGTAAATTAGTATCAAAAGGAGCTACGTTAACATCACATGTGCTAGGTGTATCGTATAATCCCATCGATGCTAAAATATCTCGAGGTATAAACAGActgttgactttcaaaaagtctTCTCTTCTTCTTATCTCCGATTCCCGTTTGGTTGCAAGTCTTTCGGCTAAGTGGCCCGCCATTCCCATATAAAGTTTCATTGACGCTTTTCTTCTTACTATCTCCGCCAAACACGCTCTGTACGCGGGCCCGATTCCACGAACCACTTTCAAATGCTCGAATTGATCATTTTGGCGTTTTAACGCTTCTGTGAAAACCGAAAACTTGTACCTTACGTCTTTGATTGTGTACTGAATGTACGCGATTTTTTGCATGTATTTGTGAACGAAAGTATTCATTTcagttttcttgtttttgcagAAGATTAGAAGGTTGGTAATGGCACGCTCGCAATCTTGCATTTTCGGGAGATAACTTTTGGCGTGGCCTTCGTACATCGGGCCTAATGCGGATACGGCATCGTGAGGACGGAGAGAATTGGAGAGTTGACTGGTCAAACAATCGTCCACGAGTTTCTTCACCAAGCCAACATCTTTGCTGCATAAATGCAATTTGAATTTAATGTAAAAAACACATTTATTTGACGCTTATATTAAACTCGTAATTAAGGTGTGAAAGGTTTAAAATACAAAAAGCTCTTAACGTGCAACGGTACGCGAGCCCCAATATATTGTGCATAATTATGCaaataacatgcgtaattagggttaacccaacccatgcgtaattatgcaaataacgtgcgtaattagggtttaacccaacccatgcgtaattatgcaaataacgtGCGTATTTATGAAAAGTTAATTACTATTGGGCCACCGCGTTCAATTGAAAGCCTAGATTAGATGAGATGTGCGGTTGAGATGTTAGCGTACACATCACATTATAACGGGGTCTTGTacaaaatacatatttattcgACGTTATCCAAAACTCGCAATTTGATAGTTATCTTGAAcgaataaaacaaaaaaaaaaaaaaattcaagattCGAAATATAACGAACGAACCTCAAAGCTTGCATTATACTTTTCTGCTCGTTAATATGATGTTCGTGCTCCTTAACGGTTCTTTCCAAATCTCTACTGAGGATCGAAGCCTTACTAGAGAACAAATGCTCGGTTCGTTGTTTTAACTCTCCGAATTCCTGCTTAAAGTCTCCAACTTTACTTTCAAACTGCCGGTGAGAATTACTACAATCATCCACCATTTTTTGCAAATTATCTTCTTTAACGAAATCCAACAAACACTTGCGATCAGGAGTCTGTAACACGGGTATAAGTTTAATCGACCTAAGTCGTTCTAAATCCCTCCCGAAATTCACTAAAAGATTCGAATGCGTCCGTTGTTGTTGCGAATAACACTTCACAAAATCCGTGTAGTTTTGGAGGatcattttataaaaatggtccaaattacCCCTAGCGATCTCCAACGCCTTCTCTTGCACCCTTTGCTCTCTTGCAAACCGCTCACACATCTCGTATTTTATAACTGTACGGCGGTAAATTACGTCCCCGAACTGGTAATGGTACCGAAACTGTTCTTCGTAGGATGGTAACGCCTTTAACGCAGGGTCTGGGGCGTCATCTAACGGATGCGGATTGTGTGATGACGATGACGGTCTTTGCGGATCAGGGTAATCGTTTTCAAATAGTTCGAGTTCTTCGGGCCCTGGCGGAACCGAATTACTTCGCATTCTTGATTTATTAAATACGAAAATTTCACGATCATCGGATGGGAGTTTGTATGCAGAGAGTGGATTTTGAGGTTCGAGTTTCAAATCCAGATACAAAAGAAGTTGATCGTTTAACCGAATCCTGGATAGTGATTCTAAATACTGTTGGATTGATTCCACAAGGGTATATTCGTCACATTCGAGTTCAAAAGAATGCCCGTTTTCGGCTATATGAACTAAAAGCTTCCCCCTTTGTATCACATTCTCACTTGAACTCATCTTTTAGAACCCTAAAATACCCCAATCAACCCAAGAATCCAAGATAGCTTAAAGATTTTCAGATTCAATGATCTATAATTACAGATATAAAGATGCAAAAAGACCACTTTACCCTTGACCAATCTGATCAAATCCAGCTACCTTTTCACCATCTCCCAAATCTGCAACAAGATTCAGTTCAAACTTCAAACCTCAATAAACCCTAAATTAAATCAATACCCACCACCAAAATCTACAAAAGTCATCTAATTTCATAAACTGATTATAAACACAAACAAAATCTACCATTAACAAAACCCTAATACTGATCAACACCGACCATTGAAATCCAGACAAAATTCAAGAAAACCCACCAAGATTCTGTCGGTAGAACCCCAAGATTATCCAAATCAACACTCAAATCTTGAAAAAGATAAGATTTTTAGCCAAGATAACGAATacccagaaaggaaaacaaagtAAACTTGTATATACACTAAACTTTAATAATGGgtttgatgaaaaaaaaaaaataatatcaaGAAAGAAAAACCCAACAGGGAGATAATTAGATAATCAATGGCGTAAAAGCAAAGACGGAAAGAAGAACGTATGGAATTACTTAAGGATTTGGGTTAGAAAGAACAAGTTCATCACGAAAGAAGAGTCTTCTAATAGAATATTTAAAGATTCAATGAATGTTATAAAAGTGTGATTTTTATGGGTTGATTATTAAAATATAAGTAAGTAGTATGGGTGGCAGATAAACCTTTTGAGATGATGAGTAACGTAAACCACAAGGCAGGGGGATCAGAGAAGATTTGATCTTTCCCTTTTGTACTGGTTCTGTTCTTCCTATACAATTTGTGATTTATGGGTGTTTGATTATGTGTTGATATTCACCGTTTGATATTTATGTTTTCGGGGTGGATTATGATGGAGAGTTGGAGACTATATGGAGTCCGTTCATGATTATGTTTTGGTTGTTACATTTCTTTATAACTATAGTTGGATTATCCGCGCTATGCTGCTGTTGGGTTTCGTTCGATATCTATTCTGGTTTAATATGACAACCAATCAAAAGAAATAAACTCAAAAGAATATTGACATATTTTTTACATCGATTGAAAACAATAAGAATAAATTTAAATTGGACAACGAGCTGGGCTgattttaaattaattataaatGAAAACTTAAACGTTATTTTATATATAACGTCTAAAACGTTATTtcaattaaaaaacataaaactaaaacactaaacataaagaaaagtatagaaatagaaataataaagtctagaaaaaaatcaagaaagaaaaaaaagtacataaaaataaacatagaaaCGTGTTATATTTGACTTGACATATTCTCTGAAAAAAAATACATCGAAAGGTAAACaatttgaatttataccgacacgtgcAATAAAATAAGTACGTAAGAAAATAGTTACGGCGCGTTGCGACGATGTGAAAACGCAAAGTGACTCGAATTTCTACAgtctaatgaaaacgtattatatgtTACTCTACTTGTTTCCAAAACAAAAGTTATGTCAAAACGTAGAGAAACTGaaaacgtaaataaaaataagcgTGAAAGTGTATTATATTTGACACGActcatttttcaaaaaattacGTTAAAATATAGACTAACTAAAAACATACATAATTATACGGATGAGAATATATTATACCTGACCCAACTCATTTCCGCGAAAAATTTACGTGTAAACGCAAAATAATGCAAATCAATTTTAATTTATACCaacacgtaaataaaaataaacacgtaaaaCTTGATTACAAAGTTTTTATAAAGTTAAAGGGTTGTAAATGTTAACGTTAAAAGTTAAGAGGTAAAAGAAtacaaaattataaataaaaagtaaaaGATAAAAGAAATCATAAAAGTATAAAAGAATACAAAGctataaaaaatctaaaaaagatAAAAGGAAAGGCAAAGAAAAAAAAGTTGTagcaaataaaaaaaactaaaagcaaCCAATAGACGGCTGCCATGCTGGTGGCAACCACTATTCTACAATAACAATCAACAAGAAAAAGACAAAAggccaaaaaagttaaaaaagttaaaaaaaaaaaaataaaactataaaataaaaaaaaagaaaagacaaaagaGCAAAAGAGTCAAAaagcaaaaataaataataataataataataataataataataataataataaatgtaggatcgttttcacgaccaaaacgagttattcagaggtgttctactcaaTACGAGAGGAGGAAACTAACGTATCGAgttcgaaacagcttgcaattCATTTTAAAATGTCTTTTGATtaatttgacaaagttttacagcaagtagacacttcagcagcactttGGCTCTGGAACCGGACCTTTCGTATGAAATTAGTTGACAAGgcacaacacatatatataggtgaggtaatttcgcatgaaataacccaagcgaaatcactttcaaacgaaaacaatgatttcgtgcgaaatacctgtttaatttcatacgaaatagctgattgctatttcgtgcgaaataccatCACACCCACATTTCTCGTtttgcgtgccctgatctatacaatctagtacaagactcgatacaagacgaagtcgacagacggatgcaccaacagactccccctcggatgttgacgaagtcttcagtgtcgagtcttcaatcttcagtctttatcagtcttttcGAACTCTTCTGAAGTATCTGACAATGTAAAGTATcctcaatttttttttctttatatcaGCACCAACAGCTAACCTCCCCCATGGATGTTGATCTAATCTTTAATCTCTTCTTTCTCTCTTCCAGGATCTCAATCTGactctatcttctcttgatcagatctcttgattccttaagttcatcatcATCTGCAACTAGCATGAACTTCCGTTCCAGGATCAGAACTTGGCTCTTTCTTCAGGTATCAAAACCTGGCTAACCTGCAccatctctacctcacaataaatttcacaaatttaaaatttgacaaatttatataccACTTGCAGAAATCAAACAACCAagaaatgattttacaattttaatctctgatgaaccacttgtagaaatagaatgatttaacatttaaaagcTTCTGATGATCACTTGTAGGCAAAACATCCAAAATCTTTTCTTATTatacacagactccccctcacgaaatgttcatcatgtttagcacttggaattttgaaaatcagcttttcaaacatcagttgtcgaaaatctttttgcatttttcaaaattttatgctaaaacacacttaaaatctttttggatttttgaatttaatgaaatgttgtaaagaaatatttacaaacaatcattttgtgagtttgtgtaagaggatcatatcagtttaagAGAcaaatcacaaacaccgttaagctttacacattttaagttctaaacaattcacctagattgtcagtatactgatccacttaaattttcacacaaagttcaaatgttccgagatatgagattagtgttttaagcacttaaacttcacaaacaccgttaagatttacacattttaagttctaaacaattcacctagattgtcactatactgatccacttaaattttcacacaaagttcaaatgttccgagatatgagattagtgttttaagcacttaaacttatttgcgtgtgCCACCTCAGAATATCTTCTcgtatccagatttctatattcagtcttacaggtgaatgtacactaatgatatctgtaaacgggtaaatacgagaccgtgagagctcaggctagaacttccgttggTACAAAGAGATAACGGCtcgtcttttggtgtgttccatttggggatcttttcttcaacagcacatgattagcatttttcaatgtttcatcattttttgtactgagggctggctttaaaattaaagcttttgcaaagtattatacgaggactaggctattgctcccgcaaaatcagaagtcctggtataataccccagatatcaccacgcacaaagacctagtatgtcagaaatagaaaatctttcaaacaagatttcaggggttacctatatatccgagaaatgttccccacgagataagtaagtatttgaatttaggtttatatctcgaaaacaatctattaaatttgtaaaaacctactgacacatccgcagtgagattttttaccacattttgactttacaattctttagcgtgctgtgatagtccactgatgtactatcatttcctcttttcgcaacaaaactcagtttttaatttttcaatgtttttggctttttctggttttatcatgtttttggatttttcaaattttcgaaatttcctaaaatttttactccccctaaaatcaaaatatgtttcagttttgattttctgagaaaatttgaaaacaaactgtacaataaAGTGACAACTTGATGTGAAATGCTTCAATactccattcacttggcataaacaatcataactttcccttacaacaaactattttcccattatgatttcaaaacacttaagtttgttttaatcaaaatggtttttctggaaaataagtttcgTTGATTTTACTACTTGTAAAGTTGGGGATTACTCATCATTTTGTTTTATTCAAACACttgaaaaatttaacaattttaagatTTTTATCAACAAATATCACtagtaggaaagatgaatcaagtacaacttaatgtccctgattaatcCTTTTGAACTtcgaaatatcaccgaagtgaaattctcaagaaatatgccgattcctgctccacgattaccaacttgggagctccggcaagtcaggattttaagtaaAGAAcacagacacccaagcctgaccagctttgggtgtgACCTTCTCAACTTCACCTGGGGTTCCAACATTTCTTTTCTctttataaaaatcttttaccccttttgcCTTTCCCTTtaccattttctcaaaaatatgtttcacatTCCCATTAAACGCTttatcaacatcaaattctttcttctcagaacagaattgattcgagatctcaacttttcccaccttttgtttaaaattttcagtcctcaatggtaGAAAGTtcacatcatccattggaggaactgagttttcttcttttgaaacaacttgtggctcctctgactttgtggaatcagatttatcgccagattttacatctgatttcttaacaacccacttttgacTGTCAAGATTCACCCTtctcttgtaaaacctgtttgaacattcaccaacttcatatgttgagtttttgaaaactttgaatttttTAGTTGatggttcagttttatcaacaactttttctttcagtttagaaacaacttcctgtttaGTTTTAGTAGCCTTTGGACAATTCCAGGCTATGTGACCAATTTCTTGACATcgataacaggttcttgtctcctttctCTGACTGGCTccattcttcattctttcttgccTCTTCGCAAGGAAATCtctgtttgattgtttccagaatgagctcttttcttcttcatcagaactggaccctgaaacaaatacggtttttggtttataagatttttcatttttatgatttttcggtggaacaaaacctaagcccttctttttgaaattaccgttatggtttaatttcttttgaaaaccagaaccagaaccgtaactctttttcttgtttaaaattttgtttactttttgttgatctcttgaagtgtattttttaggtttttcattaagatttaaatcttttatttcaggaatattaatttctgttaatttgaaaacctttttgatcttttcagtttgaacacttcttattggaaattcttcatcagaatataagttgtctgaatcattcaaagtatatgccactttgattggttcgtcattcaaattagattttgataacaagaattctttattgtaaacccttttaaccGATGGTTTTGAACTGTTGACCGACAAACTCAAAGTttctgactcagactttgactccgactcctcatctttattcaacacctgatcgaccaccttttttattaactcagactcatgatcagtgtcagacgatgtgaacgtgacgtcaacgttttctggtaattcatcagttgtttcagacttcaattttatattgactgcctttttgacctactcctcatttggttttctaggagaataaccttcccagatcggaggcggacacttgttataactgacactttgtttcttaccagtatccttctctttcggcttctcatcttgaaaagcttcaagacctacaacagttggataaattcgatcaatcaaataatcaaaactagaataactttgtaacaaccgtctaattctttcattctcaatcttttctgtctccaactcttgcttccactttgcactttcttcaatgtaaaaatttattgctttctgctttgacatcatcacagcattcaacatggtcaaagcatcttctctttcggAATTTGTCTTCtgtagaccagttactgttctattcaacatatcatatgattctttcacataattgagatcgAACagtaatttttctttcatcttatCTTGCTCACTCAGCTTTTCATCTTTCTCTTCACACTACTTGCAAGATTCCAAGCACTATTGACATGGTTTGGtgatttcaacaatcttttcaacttcgattatcttttccacttcaaccactttttcaactttaatcaccttctcagcttcaaccGTCTTCTCAGCAATTTTAACTTCTTCACTTTGTTCAGACTTCTCTTTTTGAGCAACACTTTCACATTTcatctgatgtgtgtaaaatgcaacatataaattacatcaaatgaggcataaaactaaccctttttaagtactaatgttggaaaaagagtgtttttgtcttccttttgtattttcagaattaaatgagctcaaattcacaaaagaagcaaaaagacagctaaatctaacataaatacaagaaaaggaacataagtggattgcccgacccctcaatagcatcctcccaagcaaaatagagaaggcagaagactgaacacgccccgtgctcagtcagcacggggccgtgcccaagaagcagcagaaaagacaaacctatagaagcttctattgcccatcacggggccgtgcccagtgaacacgggggcgtggtgaaagtacagcaggcgcattaattgtaattgcgaattacaattaatgaagagagagagagtgtcagacaggcaaggggccgtgtccagcggacacggggccgtgcccagccttctgttcagcctataaataggagtgcttggtttcattgcaactcatcccttggcacaccacctctctcacacttcatccaccacccaccaccatcacaacaccatcatccaccaccatcatccattgtccatcatagagtgtgtgagtcgtctcgggatccaagattgatcgtaagagttcttgacaatcaaggccatgtttgcctaagtctcttacatcacttggtgaagacaagtgtttagtataatactttttattttcaatcttttgcactttttatttggttttgtattaatgactttaataactagttgcttatgttgaaggtgatctttccttatcgtttgtccgtggtgtcttggcattattttactgtctatataaaataaaatattttcaccattcatatctccacggtctatatggaggtatgttggctacctggtcgggggttaagggaacggtttggtaagggtcttgcccttgttcagcgtttagaggtcctgcaagggacctgggtcaaatttagtaggatctccttcaatgcccataggtattggatggcggggatccaaactctttgaccccctcataagttaactactattaatactataacccggctatttaggactgtatccctgctgactcagactacttagtcgagggtaacgtcacctccaaaagaggggcctaccataatttgcattaataacttaattcattatctttcaataatccgaccctttaggattgtatccttgctgactcaaactactgggttgagggtaacgtcgccttcaaaagaggggcctactacaataactaagataatctcttaaacaagtgcaaaagtgcgcaaataatcaaaggttatactaatacacgagtcggatccaagtgattcatcttgtctatctgtttttatttttattttatttttcagcatttagttagctttcattttcttagtttaaaaatcttttctaactttttgatttgattagacgttgaggataaaccggtactaaaagctcttgtgtccttggacgacctcggtatcttacaaacactatactacgtccacgatgggtgcacttgcccatatgtgtgtttaatgttagtgaatatcgtgttttataaatttaaaacttggctaaaagtgtaaaaagggcttaaatatacatctaaaatagattacactacacacgcatcaagtttttggcgccgttgccggggacacaaggattttaagaaagttaggaatcaacggcctaatcatatttttatttttatttttttttattttttaggattttcttagtttttcagcttctgcagagctcagcacgggccgtgcccgctgaataCACCCCCGTGCTCAataattggaactggcaatcctgttttaagtcagatagtaagctgaacacggggccgtgctcactcaacacgccccgtgcccaagattcacttactgaaaacagaaccgttagatcccggcggttggtaatttctgacataaacatgagtgatagtaattctttttattttcggcactcttatggtacgtggtgtcaaatatgtggaggcgaacataaagaattaaaatgctactttctaaattataggccccactacatagacccaccgattccttataaccttaagaggggcgaaagtaaaaataatcactacctctccctcgaatgcgcccagccagatattctaggagaaatgctcattgacgagttatttcaactagaagagctaattttagattggtcaaaagagcttaggaaggattttattgatccaccccaagacgatgaccatgaagaaatgttgggatcgcattccgacagcctcgttgctcccaaaaataccttcatacctagcgaagacttggatgatagtcgtccctgtgccgattgtgccgtgaaggactctccatcgacttcgttcggtgcatacatagacctgagcgattcggcatacaccttctttaacgagagcccgggaaagggttggacttgtccacctagaatgaaaattggaatta from Helianthus annuus cultivar XRQ/B chromosome 10, HanXRQr2.0-SUNRISE, whole genome shotgun sequence harbors:
- the LOC110886096 gene encoding autophagy-related protein 11, with the translated sequence MSSSENVIQRGKLLVHIAENGHSFELECDEYTLVESIQQYLESLSRIRLNDQLLLYLDLKLEPQNPLSAYKLPSDDREIFVFNKSRMRSNSVPPGPEELELFENDYPDPQRPSSSSHNPHPLDDAPDPALKALPSYEEQFRYHYQFGDVIYRRTVIKYEMCERFAREQRVQEKALEIARGNLDHFYKMILQNYTDFVKCYSQQQRTHSNLLVNFGRDLERLRSIKLIPVLQTPDRKCLLDFVKEDNLQKMVDDCSNSHRQFESKVGDFKQEFGELKQRTEHLFSSKASILSRDLERTVKEHEHHINEQKSIMQALSKDVGLVKKLVDDCLTSQLSNSLRPHDAVSALGPMYEGHAKSYLPKMQDCERAITNLLIFCKNKKTEMNTFVHKYMQKIAYIQYTIKDVRYKFSVFTEALKRQNDQFEHLKVVRGIGPAYRACLAEIVRRKASMKLYMGMAGHLAERLATKRESEIRRREDFLKVNSLFIPRDILASMGLYDTPSTCDVNVAPFDTNLLDIDISDLDRFAPEHLVGLSFKKCPSSMSQDGEEGSESGTENYNDFVEASELVEIAGTSKLEVENAKLKAELASTIAILCSYSPETEFEDSEIGNVLKDSAEKTAEALRLKDEHEKHLVNMLKVKQMQCESYEKRIKELENRLSDQYSLEHKLNKDASSEPMDEASYASSSLLLKSGGNDSSGTMNPNMDSSMVEPTRDEKDEKETMVADVGMVLATSSSGDYMPPPLKSLTNDDQVKASGDVAELRNLLTEKSNQLNETETKLQAAMEEVTRLVSELDISRNLLDESQMNCAHLENCLHEAREEAQTHLCTADRRAAEYTSLRASAVKIRSLFERLKVCVSSGGVASFAESLRALAQSLANSANENADDGINEFRECVRMLAEKVGMLTRQRAELIDRYTKAETSHEQLTKDLEEKKELVNNLYMKLQSEKQVNKEKISFGRLELHEIAAFVLNADGHYEAINRNCTHYYLSSESVALFTDHLPHRPAHIVGQIVHIEKQTVKSSSMGSSELNPYGLPIGCEYFVVTVAMLPDTTVHSPTAAS